A single Vanacampus margaritifer isolate UIUO_Vmar chromosome 14, RoL_Vmar_1.0, whole genome shotgun sequence DNA region contains:
- the sec14l7 gene encoding SEC14-like protein 2 isoform X1, with amino-acid sequence MSGRVGDLSAKQADSLTQFRDRIGDILPQLPAQHDHYLLRWLRARSFNVPKAEVMIRKHVVFRKNMKADAIICDWTPPEVIRRYVSGGMCGHDKEGSPIWYDVVGPLDPKGLLMSASKQDFMRTKLRNMEMLQRECQKQSQQLGVNVEAITLIYDCEGLGFKHMWKPAIETYGEILTMFEDNYPEGLKRVFLIKAPKLFPIAYNLIKHFLCEETRRKLVILGSNWQEVLRKHVDAEQLPVAYGGTRTDPDGDPGCRSMINYGGTVPRSYYIQNSIKVQYDSTATVSRGAVLQLDYDIAAPGSLLRWQFASDGADIGFGVYRRTAPGGQQKMAAMLEVVPSQRYNAHLVPEDGGVTCPEPGVYVLCFDNSYSVLQAKRLSYTVEVLPPSP; translated from the exons ATGAGCGGCCGCGTTGGAGATTTGAGCGCCAAACAAGCTGATTCGCTAACgcag TTTCGGGACCGAATCGGCGACATCCTTCCCCAACTGCCGGCACAACATGACCACTACTTGCTACGCTGGCTCCGAg CCCGAAGTTTCAACGTGCCCAAAGCTGAAGTGATGATCAGGAAG cacGTGGTCTTCAGGAAGAACATGAAGGCGGACGCCATCATTTGCGACTGGACGCCACCCGAG GTGATCAGGCGCTACGTGTCGGGGGGCATGTGCGGCCACGACAAGGAGGGCAGCCCCATCTGGTACGACGTGGTGGGCCCGCTGGACCCCAAAGGGCTCCTGATGTCGGCCAGCAAGCAGGACTTCATGAGGACCAAGTTGAGGAACATGGAGATGCTGCAGCGCGAATGTCAAAAGCAGTCGCAGCAG CTGGGCGTCAACGTGGAGGCCATCACGCTGATCTACGACTGCGAGGGCCTGGGCTTCAAGCACATGTGGAAGCCCGCCATCGAGACGTACGGCGAG ATCCTCACCATGTTTGAGGACAACTACCCCGAGGGGCTCAAGAGGGTCTTTCTCATCAAAG CTCCCAAACTCTTTCCCATTGCCTACAACCTGATCAAGCACTTCCTGTGCGAGGAGACCCGACGCAAGCTCGTCATTCTCGGAA GCAACTGGCAGGAAGTGCTTCGGAAGCACGTGGACGCCGAGCAGCTTCCTGTGGCGTACGGCGGGACCCGGACCGACCCGGACGGAGACCCGGGCTGCAGAAGCATG ATCAACTACGGCGGCACGGTGCCGCGCTCGTACTACATCCAGAACTCCATCAAGGTCCAGTACGACAGCACGGCCACCGTCAGCCGCGGCGCCGTCTTGCAGCTGGACTACGACATCGCCGCCCCCGGCAGCCTGCTCAG GTGGCAGTTCGCCAGCGACGGGGCAGACATCGGCTTCGGCGTGTACCGACGCACGGCGCCCGGCGGCCAGCAGAagatggcggccatgttggaggTCGTTCCCAGCCAGCGTTATAACGCGCACTTGGTGCCCGAGGATGGCGGGGTCACGTGCCCCGAGCCTGGCGTGT ACGTTTTGTGTTTCGACAACAGCTACAGCGTGCTGCAGGCCAAGCGGCTCAGCTACACGGTGGAGGTGCTTCCGCCGTCGCCCTGA
- the sec14l7 gene encoding SEC14-like protein 2 isoform X2 translates to MSGRVGDLSAKQADSLTQFRDRIGDILPQLPAQHDHYLLRWLRARSFNVPKAEVMIRKHVVFRKNMKADAIICDWTPPEVIRRYVSGGMCGHDKEGSPIWYDVVGPLDPKGLLMSASKQDFMRTKLRNMEMLQRECQKQSQQLGVNVEAITLIYDCEGLGFKHMWKPAIETYGEILTMFEDNYPEGLKRVFLIKAPKLFPIAYNLIKHFLCEETRRKLVILGSNWQEVLRKHVDAEQLPVAYGGTRTDPDGDPGCRSMINYGGTVPRSYYIQNSIKVQYDSTATVSRGAVLQLDYDIAAPGSLLRWQFASDGADIGFGVYRRTAPGGQQKMAAMLEVVPSQRYNAHLVPEDGGVTCPEPGVYVLCFDNSYSVLQAKRLSYTVEALPPSP, encoded by the exons ATGAGCGGCCGCGTTGGAGATTTGAGCGCCAAACAAGCTGATTCGCTAACgcag TTTCGGGACCGAATCGGCGACATCCTTCCCCAACTGCCGGCACAACATGACCACTACTTGCTACGCTGGCTCCGAg CCCGAAGTTTCAACGTGCCCAAAGCTGAAGTGATGATCAGGAAG cacGTGGTCTTCAGGAAGAACATGAAGGCGGACGCCATCATTTGCGACTGGACGCCACCCGAG GTGATCAGGCGCTACGTGTCGGGGGGCATGTGCGGCCACGACAAGGAGGGCAGCCCCATCTGGTACGACGTGGTGGGCCCGCTGGACCCCAAAGGGCTCCTGATGTCGGCCAGCAAGCAGGACTTCATGAGGACCAAGTTGAGGAACATGGAGATGCTGCAGCGCGAATGTCAAAAGCAGTCGCAGCAG CTGGGCGTCAACGTGGAGGCCATCACGCTGATCTACGACTGCGAGGGCCTGGGCTTCAAGCACATGTGGAAGCCCGCCATCGAGACGTACGGCGAG ATCCTCACCATGTTTGAGGACAACTACCCCGAGGGGCTCAAGAGGGTCTTTCTCATCAAAG CTCCCAAACTCTTTCCCATTGCCTACAACCTGATCAAGCACTTCCTGTGCGAGGAGACCCGACGCAAGCTCGTCATTCTCGGAA GCAACTGGCAGGAAGTGCTTCGGAAGCACGTGGACGCCGAGCAGCTTCCTGTGGCGTACGGCGGGACCCGGACCGACCCGGACGGAGACCCGGGCTGCAGAAGCATG ATCAACTACGGCGGCACGGTGCCGCGCTCGTACTACATCCAGAACTCCATCAAGGTCCAGTACGACAGCACGGCCACCGTCAGCCGCGGCGCCGTCTTGCAGCTGGACTACGACATCGCCGCCCCCGGCAGCCTGCTCAG GTGGCAGTTCGCCAGCGACGGGGCAGACATCGGCTTCGGCGTGTACCGACGCACGGCGCCCGGCGGCCAGCAGAagatggcggccatgttggaggTCGTTCCCAGCCAGCGTTATAACGCGCACTTGGTGCCCGAGGATGGCGGGGTCACGTGCCCCGAGCCTGGCGTGT ACGTTTTGTGTTTCGACAACAGCTACAGCGTGCTGCAGGCCAAGCGGCTCAGCTACACGGTGGAG GCGCTTCCGCCGTCGCCATGA
- the sec14l7 gene encoding SEC14-like protein 2 isoform X4, with protein MSGRVGDLSAKQADSLTQFRDRIGDILPQLPAQHDHYLLRWLRARSFNVPKAEVMIRKHVVFRKNMKADAIICDWTPPEVIRRYVSGGMCGHDKEGSPIWYDVVGPLDPKGLLMSASKQDFMRTKLRNMEMLQRECQKQSQQLGVNVEAITLIYDCEGLGFKHMWKPAIETYGEILTMFEDNYPEGLKRVFLIKAPKLFPIAYNLIKHFLCEETRRKLVILGSNWQEVLRKHVDAEQLPVAYGGTRTDPDGDPGCRSMINYGGTVPRSYYIQNSIKVQYDSTATVSRGAVLQLDYDIAAPGSLLRFIFWLM; from the exons ATGAGCGGCCGCGTTGGAGATTTGAGCGCCAAACAAGCTGATTCGCTAACgcag TTTCGGGACCGAATCGGCGACATCCTTCCCCAACTGCCGGCACAACATGACCACTACTTGCTACGCTGGCTCCGAg CCCGAAGTTTCAACGTGCCCAAAGCTGAAGTGATGATCAGGAAG cacGTGGTCTTCAGGAAGAACATGAAGGCGGACGCCATCATTTGCGACTGGACGCCACCCGAG GTGATCAGGCGCTACGTGTCGGGGGGCATGTGCGGCCACGACAAGGAGGGCAGCCCCATCTGGTACGACGTGGTGGGCCCGCTGGACCCCAAAGGGCTCCTGATGTCGGCCAGCAAGCAGGACTTCATGAGGACCAAGTTGAGGAACATGGAGATGCTGCAGCGCGAATGTCAAAAGCAGTCGCAGCAG CTGGGCGTCAACGTGGAGGCCATCACGCTGATCTACGACTGCGAGGGCCTGGGCTTCAAGCACATGTGGAAGCCCGCCATCGAGACGTACGGCGAG ATCCTCACCATGTTTGAGGACAACTACCCCGAGGGGCTCAAGAGGGTCTTTCTCATCAAAG CTCCCAAACTCTTTCCCATTGCCTACAACCTGATCAAGCACTTCCTGTGCGAGGAGACCCGACGCAAGCTCGTCATTCTCGGAA GCAACTGGCAGGAAGTGCTTCGGAAGCACGTGGACGCCGAGCAGCTTCCTGTGGCGTACGGCGGGACCCGGACCGACCCGGACGGAGACCCGGGCTGCAGAAGCATG ATCAACTACGGCGGCACGGTGCCGCGCTCGTACTACATCCAGAACTCCATCAAGGTCCAGTACGACAGCACGGCCACCGTCAGCCGCGGCGCCGTCTTGCAGCTGGACTACGACATCGCCGCCCCCGGCAGCCTGCTCAGGTTCATCTTTTGGCTCATGTAA
- the sec14l7 gene encoding SEC14-like protein 2 isoform X3, translating into MTTTCYAGSEHVVFRKNMKADAIICDWTPPEVIRRYVSGGMCGHDKEGSPIWYDVVGPLDPKGLLMSASKQDFMRTKLRNMEMLQRECQKQSQQLGVNVEAITLIYDCEGLGFKHMWKPAIETYGEILTMFEDNYPEGLKRVFLIKAPKLFPIAYNLIKHFLCEETRRKLVILGSNWQEVLRKHVDAEQLPVAYGGTRTDPDGDPGCRSMINYGGTVPRSYYIQNSIKVQYDSTATVSRGAVLQLDYDIAAPGSLLRWQFASDGADIGFGVYRRTAPGGQQKMAAMLEVVPSQRYNAHLVPEDGGVTCPEPGVYVLCFDNSYSVLQAKRLSYTVEVLPPSP; encoded by the exons ATGACCACTACTTGCTACGCTGGCTCCGAg cacGTGGTCTTCAGGAAGAACATGAAGGCGGACGCCATCATTTGCGACTGGACGCCACCCGAG GTGATCAGGCGCTACGTGTCGGGGGGCATGTGCGGCCACGACAAGGAGGGCAGCCCCATCTGGTACGACGTGGTGGGCCCGCTGGACCCCAAAGGGCTCCTGATGTCGGCCAGCAAGCAGGACTTCATGAGGACCAAGTTGAGGAACATGGAGATGCTGCAGCGCGAATGTCAAAAGCAGTCGCAGCAG CTGGGCGTCAACGTGGAGGCCATCACGCTGATCTACGACTGCGAGGGCCTGGGCTTCAAGCACATGTGGAAGCCCGCCATCGAGACGTACGGCGAG ATCCTCACCATGTTTGAGGACAACTACCCCGAGGGGCTCAAGAGGGTCTTTCTCATCAAAG CTCCCAAACTCTTTCCCATTGCCTACAACCTGATCAAGCACTTCCTGTGCGAGGAGACCCGACGCAAGCTCGTCATTCTCGGAA GCAACTGGCAGGAAGTGCTTCGGAAGCACGTGGACGCCGAGCAGCTTCCTGTGGCGTACGGCGGGACCCGGACCGACCCGGACGGAGACCCGGGCTGCAGAAGCATG ATCAACTACGGCGGCACGGTGCCGCGCTCGTACTACATCCAGAACTCCATCAAGGTCCAGTACGACAGCACGGCCACCGTCAGCCGCGGCGCCGTCTTGCAGCTGGACTACGACATCGCCGCCCCCGGCAGCCTGCTCAG GTGGCAGTTCGCCAGCGACGGGGCAGACATCGGCTTCGGCGTGTACCGACGCACGGCGCCCGGCGGCCAGCAGAagatggcggccatgttggaggTCGTTCCCAGCCAGCGTTATAACGCGCACTTGGTGCCCGAGGATGGCGGGGTCACGTGCCCCGAGCCTGGCGTGT ACGTTTTGTGTTTCGACAACAGCTACAGCGTGCTGCAGGCCAAGCGGCTCAGCTACACGGTGGAGGTGCTTCCGCCGTCGCCCTGA